A genomic segment from Aegilops tauschii subsp. strangulata cultivar AL8/78 chromosome 1, Aet v6.0, whole genome shotgun sequence encodes:
- the LOC141026051 gene encoding galactoside 2-alpha-L-fucosyltransferase-like, giving the protein MLAIASTFLYALLSGRVMLVNVPQEQEGLFCEPFPGTSWVLPDGFPEGNPMKLYAGAPESYVNMLKNNVIQYDTPASSLPAHVYLHLEQIGQRLSDNIFCDDDQRLLGKFGWMILKSDSYFAMGLFLTPMYDKELARMFPYKEAVFHHLGRYLLHPTNRVWGIVRRYYEAYLAGVDEKIGFQIRIFPERPVKFENMYDQLTRCIKEQRLLPELGKAEPAANASGDGKVKAVLIVSLYSGYYDKIRGMYYENPTKTGEIVAVYQPSHQEKQESASNEHNQKALAEIYLLSYCDKIATSTWSTFGYVAYGFAGVKPWILLRPDWDKEMSDVVCVRSTSVEPCLHSPPILGCRAREEVDVARVKPYVRHCEDVRSGLKLFNS; this is encoded by the coding sequence ATGCTCGCCATCGCCTCCACCTTCCTCTACGCGCTGCTCTCCGGCCGGGTCATGCTCGTCAATGTGCCGCAGGAGCAGGAGGGACTCTTTTGCGAGCCCTTCCCGGGCACCTCCTGGGTGCTCCCCGACGGGTTCCCGGAGGGGAATCCGATGAAGCTCTACGCTGGTGCGCCGGAGAGCTACGTCAACATGCTCAAGAATAATGTGATCCAATACGACACACCGGCGTCATCCCTTCCGGCACACGTGTACCTCCACCTCGAGCAGATCGGGCAGAGGCTGTCCGACAACATCTTCTGCGACGACGACCAGCGGCTTCTCGGCAAGTTCGGCTGGATGATACTCAAGTCCGACAGCTACTTCGCGATGGGGCTGTTCCTGACACCCATGTACGACAAGGAGCTGGCGAGGATGTTCCCGTACAAGGAGGCGGTGTTCCACCACCTCGGTCGGTACCTCTTGCACCCGACCAACAGGGTGTGGGGGATCGTGAGAAGGTACTACGAGGCATACCTCGCGGGGGTGGATGAGAAGATCGGGTTCCAGATCAGGATCTTCCCGGAGAGGCCGGTCAAGTTCGAGAACATGTACGACCAGCTCACCAGGTGCATCAAGGAGCAGCGGCTGCTGCCGGAGCTCGGAAAGGCGGAGCCGGCGGCGAACGCGTCTGGCGATGGGAAGGTGAAGGCCGTGCTGATCGTGTCCCTGTACTCGGGATACTACGACAAGATCCGGGGCATGTACTACGAGAACCCGACCAAGACAGGGGAGATCGTGGCGGTTTACCAGCCGAGCCACCAGGAGAAGCAGGAGTCCGCCTCCAACGAGCACAACCAGAAGGCACTGGCGGAGATCTACCTGCTCAGCTACTGCGACAAAATCGCCACGAGCACCTGGTCCACGTTCGGGTATGTTGCCTACGGCTTCGCCGGCGTAAAGCCGTGGATCCTGCTCCGGCCGGACTGGGACAAGGAGATGTCCGACGTCGTGTGCGTCCGGTCCACGTCCGTTGAGCCGTGCCTGCACTCGCCGCCCATCCTCGGGTGCCGGGCGAGGGAGGAGGTCGACGTGGCCCGTGTCAAGCCATACGTCCGGCACTGCGAGGACGTCCGGTCCGGTCTCAAGCTGTTCAATAGCTAA